In one window of Camelina sativa cultivar DH55 chromosome 15, Cs, whole genome shotgun sequence DNA:
- the LOC104748524 gene encoding putative F-box protein At3g23950 encodes MEVLARLPLKSIARFRSTSKGWKLLIDSDFFRDYFIFRNSSSSVTWSIIQMRPHKLTLEIIGHHGCKTWGLTRSPGSLMSCLVERAIKNLQVLTCTDGLVLLYAKATDGTPMYYVGNPLFQEWFRIPLPPFLSLQDLKILRNRGLSGDSGLVTKMQSGIVVSYKVVFVMSHGGTKVGFAIYSSDTGTWETRHVTCLDFILLFGSHKSIALNGILHWIFHRDGSGTRSILAYDFYGDHDDILCSIVDFPDTGEVEGLSRFTRTITTSEGSIVYFNEFGENGNRTLQVWRLVTYTDVDPEAWQLFWEVSLEPLIEFFGGDASFEL; translated from the coding sequence ATGGAAGTCTTGGCGCGATTACCACTTAAGAGCATTGCAAGATTCAGATCAACGAGCAAAGGATGGAAACTTCTGATCGATTCAGATTTCTTCAGAGATTACTTCATCTTTCgcaactcatcttcttcagtcACGTGGTCAATCATTCAGATGCGACCTCACAAACTGACACTTGAAATCATTGGTCATCATGGATGCAAAACATGGGGACTTACTCGTTCTCCGGGATCTTTAATGAGTTGCCTCGTCGAGAGAGCAATCAAGAATCTACAAGTCTTGACTTGCACCGATGGATTGGTGTTGCTTTACGCAAAAGCTACCGATGGAACTCCTATGTATTACGTTGGAAACCCTCTGTTTCAAGAATGGTTTCGAATCCCTCTCCCTCCTTTCCTCTCTTTGCAAGATCTTAAGATATTAAGGAACCGCGGGCTTTCCGGTGACAGTGGATTGGTTACGAAGATGCAGAGTGGTATTGTTGTGAGTTACAAGGTAGTGTTCGTGATGAGTCATGGTGGTACTAAAGTCGGTTTTGCGATTTACTCATCTGATACAGGGACGTGGGAAACTCGACACGTGACTTGTCTTGATTTTATACTCTTGTTTGGTTCGCACAAGTCAATTGCTTTGAATGGGATTCTTCACTGGATTTTTCACAGGGATGGCAGTGGCACCCGTTCTATTTTAGCCTACGATTTCTATGGAGATCATGATGATATATTGTGTAGTATCGTAGATTTCCCAGATACTGGAGAAGTTGAGGGGTTATCGCGTTTTACGAGAACCATCACGACCTCGGAAGGGTCTATTGTGTATTTCAACGAGTTCGGTGAGAATGGAAACCGCACATTACAGGTTTGGAGGCTGGTCACGTACACCGATGTTGATCCTGAGGCGTGGCAGCTCTTTTGGGAAGTCAGCTTGGAGCCTTTGATCGAGTTCTTTGGTGGTGATGCATCCTTTGAACTCTGA
- the LOC104746955 gene encoding putative F-box protein At3g23950, with protein sequence MDIQEMVEEVLARLPLKSIARFRSTSRRWKLLIDSDFFRDYFISRNSSSSISWSIIQMQPNKLTLEIIGHHGCKTWGLTRSPGSLVSFLVERAIKKLLVLACTDGLVLLYTEATDGTPMYYVGNTLFQEWFRIPLPPFLSLQDLERLRTYDRFSDSGLVTRMQSGIVLSYKVVWLITRQAANVDFAIYSSDTGTWETRNVTCIDSLVWYGTHKSIALNGILHWIHDKISSFVAYDFYGGHDDRLCSIVDFPDNGELHNLSRFRKTITTSEGSIVYFNEFRENGNLTLRVWRLVTYISSINAPEDQWQLFWEVSLASVIELGIDYFPVVMHPLNSEIIYLWSRGNNMLILFNLRTHAFRLQEETADNSNKCMDGCILSFNGCSEYMQMHNMVAIPFSGPNHLLFSQFVLPRWMQRLPRPQPN encoded by the coding sequence atggATATTCAAGAAATGGTGGAGGAAGTCTTGGCGCGATTACCATTGAAGAGCATCGCAAGATTCAGATCAACGAGCAGAAGATGGAAACTTCTGATCGATTCAGACTTCTTCAGAGATTACTTCATCTCTCgcaactcatcttcttcaatctcgtGGTCAATCATTCAGATGCAACCTAACAAGCTGACACTTGAAATCATTGGTCATCATGGATGCAAAACATGGGGACTTACTCGTTCTCCGGGATCTTTGGTGAGTTTCTTGGTCGAGAGAGCAATCAAGAAGCTATTAGTCTTGGCTTGCACCGATGGATTGGTCTTGCTTTACACAGAAGCTACCGATGGAACTCCTATGTATTACGTTGGAAACACTCTGTTTCAAGAATGGTTTCGAATCCCTCTCCCTCCTTTCCTCTCTTTGCAAGATCTTGAGAGATTACGGACCTACGATCGTTTCAGCGACAGTGGATTGGTTACGAGGATGCAGAGTGGTATCGTTTTGAGTTACAAGGTTGTGTGGTTGATCACTCGCCAAGCTGCTAATGTCGATTTTGCGATTTACTCATCTGATACAGGGACGTGGGAAACACGAAATGTGACTTGTATTGATTCTTTAGTCTGGTACGGTACGCACAAGTCAATTGCTTTGAATGGGATTCTTCACTGGATTCACGACAAGATCAGTTCTTTTGTAGCCTACGATTTCTATGGTGGTCATGATGATAGATTGTGTAGTATCGTAGACTTCCCAGATAATGGAGAACTTCATAACTTATCACGTTTTAGGAAAACCATCACGACCTCGGAAGGGTCTATTGTGTATTTCAACGAGTTCCGTGAGAATGGAAACCTAACATTACGTGTTTGGAGGCTGGTCACGTACATTAGTAGCATTAATGCTCCTGAGGATCAGTGGCAGCTCTTTTGGGAAGTCAGCTTGGCGTCTGTGATCGAGTTAGGTATCGATTATTTTCCTGTGGTGATGCATCCTTTGAACTCTGAGATCATCTACTTGTGGAGCAGGGGCAACAATATGCTGATCTTGTTTAACTTGAGGACACATGCGTTTAGGCTTCAGGAGGAAACTGCAGACAATAGCAACAAGTGTATGGATGGTTGCATCTTGAGTTTTAACGGGTGCAGTGAGTATATGCAGATGCACAATATGGTAGCAATACCATTTTCTGGTCCTAACCATCTCCTCTTTTCCCAGTTTGTTCTCCCTCGTTGGATGCAACGTCTCCCTCGTCCCCAGCCTAATTAG